The Ensifer adhaerens genome contains a region encoding:
- the dapA gene encoding 4-hydroxy-tetrahydrodipicolinate synthase, which yields MFKGSIPALVTPFTATGAVDADGFVAHVEWQIKEGSHGLVPVGTTGESPTLSHDEHKKVVELCIEAAAKRVPVIAGAGSNNTTEAIELAQHAEKAGADAILVVTPYYNKPTQKGLFAHYAAIAESVKLPIVIYNIPGRSVVDMSVETMAALSKAYANIIGVKDATGKIERVSEQRMACGPEFVQLSGEDATALGFNAHGGVGCISVTANVAPRLCAEFQQATLAGDYAKALAYQDKLMPLHKAIFMEPGLCGAKYALNRLGRMSRTVRSPLLPTLEPATESAIDAALRHAGLTN from the coding sequence ATGTTCAAGGGTTCCATTCCCGCTCTCGTAACACCGTTCACCGCCACCGGCGCGGTGGATGCGGATGGTTTCGTCGCGCATGTGGAATGGCAGATAAAAGAAGGCAGCCATGGCTTGGTGCCCGTTGGCACCACCGGCGAGTCTCCGACCCTTTCACATGATGAGCACAAGAAGGTGGTCGAGCTCTGCATCGAAGCGGCTGCCAAGCGCGTGCCTGTTATCGCCGGCGCCGGCTCCAACAACACGACGGAAGCGATCGAGCTTGCACAGCACGCCGAAAAGGCTGGCGCGGATGCGATCCTCGTGGTTACGCCCTACTACAACAAGCCGACGCAGAAGGGCCTCTTCGCGCACTATGCCGCGATCGCCGAGAGCGTGAAGCTGCCGATCGTCATCTACAACATCCCCGGCCGCTCGGTCGTGGATATGAGTGTCGAGACCATGGCGGCGCTCAGCAAGGCTTACGCCAACATCATCGGCGTCAAGGATGCCACCGGCAAGATCGAGCGCGTCTCCGAGCAGCGCATGGCCTGTGGTCCGGAGTTCGTCCAGCTTTCGGGCGAAGACGCAACCGCGCTCGGCTTCAACGCCCATGGCGGCGTTGGTTGCATTTCGGTCACGGCAAACGTTGCGCCACGCCTTTGCGCCGAGTTCCAGCAAGCGACGCTTGCCGGCGATTATGCCAAGGCGCTTGCCTATCAGGACAAGTTGATGCCGTTGCACAAGGCGATCTTCATGGAGCCGGGTCTCTGCGGCGCCAAGTATGCGTTGAACCGCCTCGGCCGTATGAGCCGCACCGTGCGCTCGCCGCTGTTGCCGACGCTCGAGCCGGCAACCGAGTCTGCGATCGATGCAGCACTCAGACATGCAGGATTGACGAACTGA